A genomic stretch from Bacterioplanes sanyensis includes:
- a CDS encoding carbonic anhydrase, which yields MERVIRGVMHFRQDVYPQNKDLFGTLAEGQHPNVLFITCSDSRIDPNMLTGSAPGRLFICRNAGNIIPPHSNETGGMTASIEYAVAVLGVRHIIICGHTDCGAVKGALDMASVEGLPHVKEWLSHTRSAMEIVRERHQLPAGHRIDDCHLDEAIEENVLQQVQHIKTHPIVAAKLATQKIQLHGWVYHIDSGEIRCCGHNSNEFHKFDEYYAEALQQLAQEDAAQQAPE from the coding sequence TTGGAACGGGTTATTCGCGGCGTCATGCACTTTCGCCAGGACGTCTATCCACAAAACAAGGATTTGTTCGGCACCCTGGCAGAGGGGCAGCACCCCAATGTGCTGTTTATTACTTGCTCCGATTCGCGCATCGACCCCAATATGCTTACCGGCTCCGCTCCAGGTAGGCTGTTTATCTGCCGTAATGCTGGCAATATTATTCCCCCTCACAGTAATGAAACCGGTGGTATGACGGCGTCCATTGAGTACGCTGTGGCTGTGTTGGGGGTGCGCCACATTATTATTTGCGGCCATACCGACTGTGGTGCAGTCAAAGGCGCATTGGATATGGCGTCAGTGGAAGGCTTGCCACACGTAAAAGAGTGGCTCAGTCATACCCGCTCGGCGATGGAAATTGTACGTGAGCGCCACCAGCTACCAGCTGGGCATCGCATCGACGACTGTCACCTGGATGAAGCCATCGAAGAAAATGTGCTGCAACAAGTGCAACATATTAAAACTCACCCCATTGTCGCGGCCAAATTGGCCACACAAAAAATTCAACTACACGGCTGGGTGTATCACATTGACTCTGGGGAAATCCGCTGCTGCGGCCATAACAGCAACGAGTTTCATAAGTTTGACGAGTATTACGCCGAAGCGTTGCAACAGCTGGCGCAGGAAGATGCTGCCCAGCAAGCGCCTGAGTAA
- a CDS encoding GNAT family N-acetyltransferase yields MNLIFRPATQDDIPALLQLEQAVIEAERPFNPQIKHSGAWYYDLPTLITQDDSLLLVAEHADQVIATGYVQIRDTKPALDYRQHGYLGFMYVAEECRGQGINQQLMQHLIAWAQERGVSDFHLDVYAGNDAAIRAYEKAGFQPRLIQMTLHPE; encoded by the coding sequence ATGAACCTTATATTTCGCCCTGCGACCCAAGACGATATTCCAGCCCTACTGCAGTTAGAGCAAGCCGTGATCGAGGCCGAACGACCATTTAACCCACAAATCAAGCACTCTGGCGCTTGGTACTATGATTTACCGACGTTAATAACGCAGGACGACAGTCTGCTATTGGTCGCAGAGCACGCAGATCAGGTGATTGCTACCGGCTATGTGCAAATACGCGATACCAAGCCTGCACTCGATTACCGTCAGCATGGCTATTTGGGTTTTATGTACGTAGCGGAAGAATGTCGTGGCCAAGGCATCAATCAACAGTTGATGCAGCATTTAATAGCCTGGGCACAGGAGCGAGGGGTGAGCGACTTTCATTTGGATGTGTATGCTGGCAATGACGCTGCCATTCGCGCTTATGAAAAAGCGGGATTTCAGCCCCGCTTAATACAGATGACACTGCACCCCGAGTAA
- a CDS encoding NUDIX hydrolase, with protein MRAPFQVLVFPYQLTSDGPKFLIGKRSDNGIWQAISGGGEGAESALDAAKRELKEEAGLVGSQWQPLDAMCMLPKIYYAGHENWRDHPFVVPEYSFSVQVSAEPQLSNEHTELVWCSFQQASERLKFDSNRVALWEANERLNGMHG; from the coding sequence ATGAGAGCACCATTTCAAGTCTTGGTATTTCCCTATCAGTTAACTTCAGATGGACCAAAGTTTTTAATCGGCAAAAGAAGCGACAATGGTATTTGGCAAGCCATTTCAGGTGGGGGGGAAGGGGCAGAGTCTGCGCTTGATGCAGCGAAGCGGGAGCTAAAAGAGGAAGCTGGATTGGTTGGCAGTCAGTGGCAGCCGTTGGACGCCATGTGCATGCTGCCCAAAATATACTATGCCGGTCACGAGAACTGGCGTGATCATCCGTTTGTGGTACCGGAGTATTCTTTTTCTGTTCAGGTATCGGCAGAGCCGCAATTGTCTAATGAGCATACCGAGTTGGTTTGGTGCAGCTTTCAGCAAGCCAGTGAGCGATTAAAATTTGACTCTAACCGCGTGGCCCTGTGGGAAGCCAACGAAAGGCTCAACGGCATGCATGGATAA
- a CDS encoding IMP cyclohydrolase, whose amino-acid sequence MYIGRIVSVGLTENEKLCVMYRVSSRSYPNRVISELNDALAVLPAEGHQQDIYTNPFISYNCLRHDQRYAVVGNGTHADPIFEKLQSGMRLRDALASVLLAMDYEHDELSTPRIAAIADKVGRLAALGVVRQDGIEVSEFTLQPGQYRYVSTYEKNSLLTSQSGTGLAVTSTSEAADFIISSGHFSGFSHSVSSAAALESSSGIFDVSSINNSEL is encoded by the coding sequence ATGTATATTGGCCGAATTGTCAGTGTCGGGTTAACAGAAAATGAAAAACTGTGTGTGATGTATCGGGTATCATCGCGCTCTTATCCTAACCGCGTTATTAGTGAGCTAAATGATGCTTTGGCGGTTTTGCCAGCCGAGGGCCACCAGCAAGATATCTATACCAATCCGTTTATTAGCTATAACTGCTTGCGTCATGATCAGCGCTATGCCGTGGTGGGCAATGGTACTCATGCAGACCCGATATTCGAAAAGCTGCAATCTGGTATGCGCCTGCGCGATGCCTTGGCCTCTGTGCTGTTAGCAATGGATTACGAGCACGACGAGCTGTCTACGCCTCGCATTGCAGCGATTGCAGATAAAGTTGGTCGCTTGGCGGCGTTGGGTGTGGTACGACAAGATGGCATCGAAGTGAGTGAATTCACTTTGCAGCCGGGGCAGTATCGGTACGTATCAACCTATGAAAAAAACAGCTTGTTAACAAGCCAAAGTGGGACTGGATTGGCTGTGACTAGTACTAGTGAAGCAGCTGATTTTATAATCAGCTCTGGACACTTCTCCGGGTTTAGCCATTCTGTGTCATCTGCTGCGGCATTGGAGTCATCGAGTGGGATTTTTGATGTATCGAGTATCAATAATAGCGAGCTATAA